DNA from Pecten maximus chromosome 18, xPecMax1.1, whole genome shotgun sequence:
TATTTTGAGACACAAACACATAATAAATCCTTGACGCAATTATCAACGTAATAATGTAAAACACAGAATAGTAATTAAAAAGAGATaagaaatattgtaatattagaATATAATACATCCTACATCCCtgtgtatctatatatctattCTATATCCGGTAATATAATTTATACTTAAACTACAGCGTAtttggaaaatatatataataaatacataataattacGTAAGCATTTGGCAAGGCAATTATTAACGTAATACCTAGCCTTTAGTGTTAAAGCGCACACAGGAAAATTACGATACATACTGTACTCCACATTTGCATACATAGATATAAAAGTAAACGCAGATACCCCGCAGAAGGCATCTTCAGGTATTACCAAACACAGGAAACAGCGGTACCATCTTCATACTTTACAATGAAAGTTATTACATAAGCTTACACAACATATTGCAAACTATAATGCAGTATTATCTTAGAGAAACCTGAAAATTTCCGTACATATactaaaaacaacaatatcaaacattgaaaacaaaagaaaaaaggtTAAAACTGATGTTATCAATTTAGCCCAATGACGGCTTTAATGTTTTTACTACAAATTGCACAATTATAATCTGAATTCAGAACgattttaaaattattcatttgGGTCCAATCTTAAGagaaaaatagaataaattcaTCCAGAAAATAAAAGAAGTGATTATGTATATAGCATTAACATGTCTTATAGAGATTTAGAAAATCTAACTGGACAATAACTTTATAACTGGATAGCTTAAGATGGCggaaaggattgtacaaaagacacacaacaTATAAGTTCATTTAATGCAAAATGAGAAGTAGATTGATTAAAGCTTAAACAGACATTTAAATGTagtatacagctgtttcgtcactcTAGGACCCGTTAGTGATTTTAAGGGCCTAAAGTGTTGAAACATGAAAGCCGACAGACGAAACTCAAAATAGATGACAAAAATACCAAAATCATGATTAGGATGTTCCATGAtccaataaaaataaacatacaggAACAATTCAAACAGGAAAACTATACGTCAAACTTAAGCTGGGAAATCAAGAGTTTTCTTaagtgaaaaaataaatactgcCGTAGAGCTTTAAATTGTTCTGTTTCAATACACATTACCTGTTTTAAAAACAGAATTGAgattatatgtgtatatatatatacatgtgtatatataatgaggTTACAAAAACAAAGTTTGTACGTATATTTATGTggtaatattttttatcatactTACCAAACAGTGTACATCACATTgtaggaatatatataataaccatATCTGACAGAACACACTCCGTGATTTTCTGGTAGGGATATCCATCccgatattttgtttaaaataagatatattGACTGAGGAAAActgaaatactttttttttttaattattcaaaCAGTAATCCCACCAATGTTTGACTTATGCAACGAAAGCTGCACTAGTAAGACAGCCTTTCGAGACTATCAAACACAGTATTACTACAGAAAAGCCCTCGCGCTAGTGTAGAGTTCTCATGAATTGAACTTAGAATATGTAGGGTCATCAAATTGGTTTAGCTCAGTCATCTTTTTATGAAAGCGGCACAGCCATTGTAGCACTTTTAtgacatttacatttacatcattttgaaaatatatcctCCTCCCACGTGACTTATAAACCCTGTTGTACAACAAATAACATAACATGgtctactttgtaaatatttatgacGAATGTAATACCTGAAACTAACTAAACTTTTTTCAGAATACACCCAACGGTGTCAATGGGAGGGGAATTAATTATTTTCTCGTTAAAGGGAACACCGTTTTGAAGGTATAAACGTTCTTTTCAAGTATATCATAATAAACATTATCACACTATTAGTCGAAACGGATTCATTATGATTTAAATGTGTAAGCAAGCGTACAGAAGGCGTTTGTTGGTGTATATGTTACTAAGCAGACTCAACTCGAATCACATTAACCGAATTTGTGAAAGAGGAAGAAAATAAAACGATAAAGCCCAATCTGTTGTGATGGAATGGTAAAGGTAAAgacaaaaatatgtatgttattaatcaaatttgaaaatgaaaataaaacagtcttgtcacaatatcaaatttaatgaagcTGAATATACTTAGAATTAACGGATTTATATTCGCGTAAATCATTCAGCGTTACTTGACATGGTGGTTTTTCAGACAAGGCAGTCTTGTAAAATAGCTATTGATTAACGGCCCATTCACACTGAAAGGTCATAGTGATTGGTCGATCAGTTCACACTCATTGCAAACAAACAATCAATCTCTTTGCCTGGTTTTCATGTCTCACTCCAAGTCTTGTTATAACAGATAATATGCCcatgaataaaaataataacattttaaattggaataaaaaatattcattagaAACGCAAAGTATGTGGTTGGAAAATATGGAACGTTTAActtatttaacatattttattagtAACATCCCATATCATGTCATAAAAAACCAAAGTGTTTACAGTGTGTGAAAAAAGCTCGAACACTATTGTAAAAGTCTTCAGTTTTATCGTCAAGGCCCGATATATTAATCCAGATGATTATAAAGgaccattttgaaattgaacaaCTGGTAGTATCAAGAAAACCACAGGGCTATGGAGTATGATAGAAATATCTCCAACGCACGggaatataataattattatgatCATTAAATGTGTCATTAACTGAATTTGTCGGTTCGTTATGATTTTTATATCTGTATCTGTCAGAGCGATTTCCCTGATATCCAGGCACCTATCGTATACGATTTCATTCAAGAACGCTCAGCATTCAAGTCTTCTGAATTAAGAACAAAATGTCCTTCCTATCTAAAGTATCTTTCATCATAACACAAACACGTGCATTCTTTGCTGCAAAAGTCAATGGGTTTGATTAGTCACAAACATggatttttgaaataaaaaatgtgtcGATGAGTACTTCTTAGTTTTTATAGATGAAAagttcattttgtttttccgttgtatttatttatgtaatgcAATAATTGATTTTATGACCCAAACAACAGTAAATATCTCTTTGCTCTTAGGTACTGCGATAATACGGTTGTACATGTCTGAAAAGAATAATTTGTGTTTGATAAAGTCCTTTTAGATTAAAAAGAGCATTAAGATAATATTGTTTACGAACTAATAATTGCATTTAAATAATCACATATAGATAAATTCAATTACAAGAGGCCAAATGGACCTGGCATAGCTTTCCAAATGTTTAATATTAAGGAACAAAAGATAAGATCTTAGCACATTCACACTGTCTCCTGTATGTTCAGAACATGTACCTTCAGTAGAGCACATCGCCGCCATATCCACGCTACACAGGCTTAGTTATTGTCACACTTGTGATCAGCCGATTACTGTTTTAAATATTAAGATAAGAGGGTGCAGATATCAAACAGATACGTGACAGAATTTACAACGTTATTTCAATGAAAACTATGTGCCTTGGACTATCTACATTGTGAATGAGACTTGAACTATATACCATGTGACTGTCCACTATGTGCTTGAGACAATCTACCAAGTGACTTGAAATAGATATCAAGTGGCTTAGGTAATCTATCTTGCAACTGGCATTTAAGCTATCTTTCATGTAAGAGGGAATATCTACCTGATGACTTGGAATGTCTCCTTCCAACAGAGAAGTCGCGGAGGCGAGCTTTTTCTTGACCGTTTTAGGATTGGCAATACAAATCATCCCTACTTATTGAAGCGCTAGGACCAACCTAAGTGCACCGCGCTCAATTAACACTACCGCTAAACACTTGTATTGGATTGTATTGATCTTAACTTACAGGAGAAAGCTTTTACACCAGCATAGCAAGTCTGAAAGATCTTTTCAAAActgttaatatttacaaaatttagTACAATATCAAATCTGCTGATCTGTATCAGAAGATTTGAGTCAGCaacttttttttcatcttaAACAGTACGCGAATGTACGTATGAAAGTTCAGAGCATACGTTCAGACTAGTGGACATTTTCTTTTAGCCTAGTGGTACAttgtaggatgtttgccttgggAGCGaaaggtcgctagttcgagccCAAGCgcgggcagggtatttttctTAACCCCTTCCTACTACATACTGATATATAGTTACAATTTTAAACgtttcatttgtttgatgttgtttcgTCTGTTGCCAATTTTACTCACCATTTTTTCTTCCTAGCACTATGTAGTGTTAATGGGCCGTTACGAATTTATAATTTACTAACTTGGACTGTCAACCATGTGACTTGAACTATTTATCAGGTGATTGAAACCACGTGACCTTGACTACCTACCATGTGACGACTGGGACTGTTTTCCATGTGACCGTTTTTTATATACTTTGTGTGAAGGAGTGTCTTCCCTGGAACTGTGACTATCTACCATGTGAATTTAAGTGTGTCCTTTTGGTTTAAGACTATATGCCATGTGAGTTAGAGTGTTGTGCAGGAACAATCAACACGAGTGTATAGTCGATCATTCGTTTAATGCCGTCACTGTCTAGCGATAAGACAGAGTGAAaactaaaatacacaaaaacaaacaacattacCATTACAATGAGAGTAGAGACAAATTTCTGGACAACAGATCGTTATTTTTACAGattaaacaaatatcaaatgaaGGGATGATTGGTTTTCAACTATTACTGTCTTTTACATATACAATGCTGATAATTACCCTATAACTTTCGCCAGTAACAGAAAATATGTCTGTAAGTTCCATGTTGTGTTTTCTGCCGGAAAATGTGCGTAGGTTTCTAAAAGCGAAATGGATGACGGAATATTAGGAAATTCCGGAAATTGTAAGATTAGAACCAAGACGTTAAAAGTCCGGAAACTGAGACGGCACACTCCCGTCCGATTGCTCCAAGCAATGTTTGAAAATAACAAAGTTCGTGGTCACATAAATGATAATATCGCGATATATCGAAAAGACTAGATTCACAATAGAATATTGAAAGTTCATAATTCACTAACTCACTAATTTGGTTCCAAGTTCAAGTTCAAAAGGCATATCACTACCAACGGTCATTAGAACACAACCGATACCAGTCTGGATCACAAATCTTAGTCATTCAGCAGAGGTACAAGCTCCGTAATGGGTCTGATGAACGTAGCAGATTCATTCTCTCGGATGACTTTGACCTCGACCTTCCGCACAAGTCCGTCGTCACCTGGGAAAGTCTTGATGACTCTTCCAACAGGCCACTGTCTCCGATTAACACAGGCGTCCTTAAGAAGGACAACATCTCCAGGATTCATGTTTTTAGTAGTCCTTTGCCACTTGCCACTTTGGTCTGACTTGCAGCGTATCAAGGTATTCCTTTGAGAACCTTGACCAAAACTTGTTAGCAAGCACTTGAACCGACGACCACTGGGCCCTATACATGTCCTTCACAGTCAAGTCACCAAACGGTTCATGGGGAATGCCAACTTTCTGAGTCAACAATGATGATGGCGTGAGAATTTCTGGGTGATCCGGGTCTGTGGAGACCTGCGTTATTGGCCTACTGTTGAGGATTGCTGTCACCTCATACATGAGCGTCGACAGCACGTCATGAGTGAGAGATCTGTTCTCGGGTTGAAGTAGCATCGAATCTAAAATACGTCTGGAGAGACCGATCATTCTCTCCCAGACTCCGCCCATGTGAGATGAATGAGGGGCGTTAAAGATCCAGGACACTCCTTTTTGGTAGAGGTATTCTTTGGTTACGCTGTCCTCGACATTGATTGCATCAATTTTCAAATGGTCAGTTGAACCGACAAAGTTCGTTCCTCGATCCGAGTAGTATCGTCTGACTTCTCCGCGGATAGACGTAAATCTGCGTAAAGCATTGATGAATGCGCTGGTACTCATGTCTTCTACCACCTCGATATGGACTGCCCTAGTGGCAAGGCAAGTGAACAAGGCAGCCCAACGTTTGGCATTGGCAACACCTCCTCTGGTTTTCCTGGCAACAACTTGCCATGGGCCAAATATGTCAACGCCTACATGGGTGAACGGGGGAGATATCGTAATCCTAGCGACCGGAAGGTCGGACATCTTCTGAATACCAGTGGTACCTCTAAGCTTCCGACAGGTAACGCATTGGTGGATACACGAGGAGATTACCCTTTTTCCTCCAACGACCCAAAATCCCGCGGATCTGACCGCTCCTTCGGTCAGGTGTCGACCTTGATGTTGGACCTTGTGATGAAAATGCCGAACGAGGAGAAGACCAACATGACTTTTTCCTGGGATGATTATAGGATTGAGTTGAGTTGTATGAGCAGGTTCATGGGTCTTGTTCAACCTCCCTCCGACACGAAGAACTCCCTGCTCATCAAGGAATGGTGTCAAGCTGAGTATTGAACTATTTCGAGGTAGATTCTTTCCATTTTGCAGACACTCAATTTCTTTTGAGTAGTGTTCCTTCTGTAGTTTCATAATGATCAATCGTTCGGCGTCCTCCTTGAGAGACTGCTCTTTGTGTTTGGCACACAGGTGCCATCCCACACAGGGGTGGGAGGACATTTTGAAAGATCTGGCCAGATGAATGAGGTAGGATATGGCTTTTACAAGTCGATCCCATTGCGAGAACCTCTCAAATTTGGTGATATCAAACGATTTCTTCTTCGAAACCGACCCTTTAGCCACGTGTACCTCTGGGCGAATGTCCTTGTCGGATTCTGGATTGACGAGCGGAAATTCGTCGACAGTAAATAGAGGTTCTGCTTCATTTTCATTGAGGAATGGCGGTCCGTGGAGCCAAATGCTCGATTCCATCTTGGAAGCAGCAACTGAGCGTGTTCCTACGTCCGCTGGGTTGTCGTTTGTATTGACGTACATCCACTGGACAGGTTCTGTCGATTTCCTGATTGTCTGAACACGGTTTCCAACATATACATAGAATCGTCTCTTGGCGTTGCAGATGTACCCAAGGACAATTTTGCTGTCGGTGTACATCTTCACTTTGTCAATATCCAGGTGCAGACTAGCCAACACTGTGTCCTTGATCTGAGTGGCAAGGACAGCTGCACATAGCTCCAAGCGAGGGATTGTATGTCCTCCAGCAGGTGCCAACTTCGCCTTTCCTAGAACAAATGAGACCTGGGACAGTCCTTCACTGTCGATAGTTCGCAGGAAGGCTACTGCTGCGATGGCTTCCGATGAAGCATCGGAGAAGACATGTAGTTCTTTCACTTTCTTTCCTGTGGTACCACTACCATAGCAGCGAGGTATGTTGAGGGTCTCGAGCTCGGTCAAGGAAGACCACCACTGATGCCATTCTCTCTCAAGGTCAGAGGGTAGAGGGTCATCCCAACCACATTGCAAATTTATAACACTCCTGAAGAACATTTTGCCTTTGATGGTTATAGGTGCAAGGAGACCAAGTGGATCGTAGAGGCTTCCAACAGTCGACAAAAGTCCTCTTTTGGTGAATGGTTTCTTCTCAGGGGACACTTTGCATGTGAATGTGTCACGAGATATATTCCAGAAGATACCTAAACTTCGTTGAAGTGGTGGGTTTTCAGTCTGACAGCTGATGTCCTTCAGATTTTCCGCGATATCCCCTGATGGAAATGAGTCCATAAGTTCCTGACTGTTTGAGGAGATTTTATGTAGGCGCAGACGTCCTCCATCCCACAGTGCACTTTGAGTTCTTTTGAGAATATCCACTGCGGATTCGACGTCGGGGAGGGACAGCAGACCATCGTCCACGTAGAAATTGTTGAGCACAAAGTCGCAGACATCATAACCGAAGTCCTCTTTTACAGAGAAGGCGGCCTTCCTCAGACCGTATGTGGCGATAGCCGGTGACGGTGAGTTACCAAAGGTGTGGACCTTCATGCGGTACTCGATCATGTCCTGTTCTAGATC
Protein-coding regions in this window:
- the LOC117317008 gene encoding uncharacterized protein LOC117317008; this encodes MTKNKDGHWEAPLPLRQDRQPLPNNREDAMKRARSLTASLKRKPRKREHFTNFMSKIFEKGHAEQAPSISDKVERWYLPIFGVYHPKKPDSIRVVFDSSAKCKGVSLNDALLKGPDLSNSLLAILIRFRKDTVAFMADIQQMFHCFDVKEEHRDHLRFLWHKANDLEQDMIEYRMKVHTFGNSPSPAIATYGLRKAAFSVKEDFGYDVCDFVLNNFYVDDGLLSLPDVESAVDILKRTQSALWDGGRLRLHKISSNSQELMDSFPSGDIAENLKDISCQTENPPLQRSLGIFWNISRDTFTCKVSPEKKPFTKRGLLSTVGSLYDPLGLLAPITIKGKMFFRSVINLQCGWDDPLPSDLEREWHQWWSSLTELETLNIPRCYGSGTTGKKVKELHVFSDASSEAIAAVAFLRTIDSEGLSQVSFVLGKAKLAPAGGHTIPRLELCAAVLATQIKDTVLASLHLDIDKVKMYTDSKIVLGYICNAKRRFYVYVGNRVQTIRKSTEPVQWMYVNTNDNPADVGTRSVAASKMESSIWLHGPPFLNENEAEPLFTVDEFPLVNPESDKDIRPEVHVAKGSVSKKKSFDITKFERFSQWDRLVKAISYLIHLARSFKMSSHPCVGWHLCAKHKEQSLKEDAERLIIMKLQKEHYSKEIECLQNGKNLPRNSSILSLTPFLDEQGVLRVGGRLNKTHEPAHTTQLNPIIIPGKSHVGLLLVRHFHHKVQHQGRHLTEGAVRSAGFWVVGGKRVISSCIHQCVTCRKLRGTTGIQKMSDLPVARITISPPFTHVGVDIFGPWQVVARKTRGGVANAKRWAALFTCLATRAVHIEVVEDMSTSAFINALRRFTSIRGEVRRYYSDRGTNFVGSTDHLKIDAINVEDSVTKEYLYQKGVSWIFNAPHSSHMGGVWERMIGLSRRILDSMLLQPENRSLTHDVLSTLMYEVTAILNSRPITQVSTDPDHPEILTPSSLLTQKVGIPHEPFGDLTVKDMYRAQWSSVQVLANKFWSRFSKEYLDTLQVRPKWQVAKDY